In the Burkholderia multivorans ATCC BAA-247 genome, CTGCCGCACCGGCGCCCGCGGCGGCCACGCCCGCACCGCCGTCCACGGCCGACGCGACACAGCCGAGCGGCGCGGCGGCATCCGGGAAGGCCTACACGCCGGCGCCGCAGCAGGTGCGTCTCGGCAACGCGATCGCGTTCCGCTCGCTGATTCCGTCGCCGCTGCTCGAACAGCTCACCGCGAGCGAATACGCGCAGATCGTGCAGACGGCCGCCGACGAGAAACGGCTGCTGCCCGCCAGCCAGCCGCGGATGAAACGCCTGCACGCGATCGTCGCGAAACTCGCGCCGTACTCGGTCAAATGGAACGATCGCGTGAAGGGCTGGACGTGGGACGTCAACGCGATCCGCTCGCGCGACATCCGCCTGACGTGCCTGCCGGGCGGCAAGATCCTCGTGTATACGGGCCTGCTCGATCGCGTGCGCCTGAACGACGACGAGCTCGGCGTGCTGATCGCACACGGCATCGCGCACGCGCTGCGCGAACATGCGCGCAGCAACTTCGGCGCAACGTCGCAGACGTCGCTGCGCGCGGCGACGCTGCCGCCGCTGTTCGGCGTCGGCGACCCGCTGCCGCAATCGCTGCATCTCGGCGAACGTCTGCAGACGCTGCGCTACGATCCGACCGACGAGACCGAGGCCGACGTGATCGGCGGCGACATCGCCGCGCGCGCCGGCTTCGATCCGCGCGCGGCGATCACGCTGTGGGACAAGCTCGCGGCCGCCACGCGCGCGAACAAGGCGGCCGGCTTCATCTATACGCATCCGTACGGCGCATCGCGCCGCCAGGATCTGCTGAACCGGCTGCCGGACCTGATGCCGCTCTACGCGAAGGCGATCGGCAAGCGCGTCGATGCGCTGCCCGACTACGCGGGCATCAGCGCGCAGCGGCGCAAGGTCGTGCGGCGCTGAGCGGCGCGCGCGCCTATCGCTGCGCCGCAGTAGCCGCGGCGGCCACGCGCTCGCTGCTCTCGCGCATCGCGCGCACCTCGTCGCCGGGGCTGCGCCCGAACAGCCGCTTGAACTCGCGGCTGAACTGCGACGCACTCGCATAGCCGACGCGCGCGGCCGCGGCGCCCGCCCCCAGACCGTTCTGCACCATCATCAGCCGCGCCTGATGCAGCCGCGCGGTCTTCACGTACTGCATCGGCGACGTCGCCGTCACGTGCTTGAACTGCGCATGGAATACTGCGAGGCTCATTCCGGCCTCGCGGGCCAGCGTCTCGACGTCGAGGTCGGCCCGCAGGTCCGCATGAATGCGTCGCAGCGCCTTCGCGATCCGGCCGAAATGATGCTGCTGGACGAGCGCCGCGCGAATCGCGTCGCCCTGCGCGCCGGTCAGCACGCGATACGCGATCTCGCGCATGATCGACGGCCCGAGCACGCGCGTGTCGTGCGGCGACGCGAGCGTCTCGAGCAGCCGCAGCACCGCGTCCGCGAGCGGCGCGTCGAGCGGCGTCGAATAGACGCCGTGCGGTTCGCTGACGGCCGCGCCGAGCGTCTCGTCGAGCAGGATCGCCAGCTCGGCGATCACGGCGAGATCGACGCGGATCGAGATCGCGAGGAACGGCTCGTCGGCGCTCGCATGCGTCTCGCATTCGAACGGCAGCGGCACCGACAGCACGAGGTACTGCTGCGCGTCGTACACGAACGAGCGCTCGCCGAGATAACCGAACTTGCGACCCTGGCAGACGACGACGATGCTCGGCTCGTAGAGCACCGGCAAGCGCGGCGCCGGACGGCTAACGCGGATGAAGCGCACGCCGTCGATCGCGGCCGGCGTGTCGCCCTCGTTCGGCGCGAGACGCGTATGCAGCTCGATCATGCGGCGCCGCACGCGGTCGGCCGAATCGGCAAAAAGGGGCTGGAAACTCATCGGCAAGTTCCTGTACTGCAAGAGAATCTGGCTCGCAATTTAGCACCATGTCAGCGTTTCGACGGCCTTTCGCGAGAAATTCAAGAGGAATAGGCAAAGGTTCGAGACCTTCGTGTATTTCATCGCGGCGCCGCGCTCCTTACGATGGGGGCCTGTCTCGCCGCGTCGCCACACCGCGCGGCGTGCCGTCCGTTTTGCCGGATGTTTAACCGGACAAGGAGCCTTACGCATGAGCACCACCTATGCCTACGCGGCGACCGACGCGCAATCGCCGCTCGCCCCGTTCGAATTCCAGCGCCGCGCGCTGCGCGACCTCGACGTGCAGATCGAGATCCTCTACTGCGGCGTCTGCCATTCCGACCTCCATCAGGCGCGCAACGAATGGCGCAACACCATCTATCCGGTCGTGCCGGGCCACGAAATCGTCGGGCGCGTGACCGCAACCGGGCCGCAGGTCTCGCGCTTCAAGGTCGGCGAGCTGGTCGGCGTCGGCTGTCTCGTCGATTCGTGCCGCACCTGCGCGAGCTGCGCGGAAGGCCTCGAGCAGTATTGCGAAAACGGCTTCGTCGGCACCTACAACGGCCAGGATCGCGTGACGGGCGACATCACGTACGGCGGCTATTCGACGCAGATCGTCGTCGACGAAGCATTCGTGCTGCGCGTGCCCGACACGCTCGACGCGGCCGGTGCCGCGCCGCTGCTCTGCGCGGGGATCACCACGTATTCGCCGCTGCGTCAGTGGAACGTCGGGCCCGGCAAGAAGGTCGGGATCGTGGGCCTCGGCGGGCTCGGTCACATGGGCGTGAAGCTCGCGCGCGCGATGGGTGCGCACGTCGTGCTGTTCACGACGTCGCCGTCGAAGATCGAGGACGGCAAGCGGCTCGGCGCGCATGAAGTCGTCGTGTCGAAGGACGAAGCGCAGATGAACGCGCACCTGAACAGCTTCGACTTCATCCTCAACACGGTCGCCGCGCAGCACGACCTGAATCCGTTCCTGCATCTGCTCAAGCGCGACGGCACGATGACGCTCGTCGGCGCGCCCGAGCACGATCACCCGTCGCCGCAGGTGTTCAACCTGATCTTCAAGCGCCGCCGGCTCGCCGGCTCGCTGATCGGCGGGATCGCGGAGACGCAGGAAATGCTCGACTTCTGCGCGCAGCACGGCATCACGTCCGACATCGAGATCATTCCGATGCAGGAGATCAACGCTGCATATGAGCGGATGCTGAAGAGCGACGTGAAGTACCGGTTCGTGATCGACATGGCGTCGATCAAGCAGTAAGCCGCGCCGCCGAAACGAAACGGGCCGCATGTGCGACATGCGGCCCGTTGTTTCGTTTCTACGATGCGGCGTGATCGAGCGCGCGCCGCATGGCGCGAGCCGTCATGCGTAGTCGTAATCCACCGTCAGCGGCGCGTGGTCGCTGAACTTGATGTCCTTGAAGATCGACGTGCTTTTCGCGGTCGCCGCCACGCCCGGCGTCGCGATCTGGTAATCGATCCGCCACCCGACGTTCTTCGCATACGCCTGTCCGCGGTTGCTCCACCACGTGTACTGCTCGGGCCGCGGATCGAGCGTGCGGAACACGTCGACGTAGCCGACGTCGTCGAACAGCTTCGAGAGCCACGCGCGCTCTTCGGGCAGGCAACCGGAGTTCTTCTGGTTGCTCTTCCAGTTCTTGATGTCGATCTCCTTGTGGACGATGTTCACGTCGCCGCAGAGGATCACCTCGCGCGTCTTCTTCAGCGCCGCGAGATGCGGCATGAATTCGTCCATGAAGCGGTACTTCGCCTGCTGGCGCTCGTCGCCGCTCGAGCCGGACGGCACGTACACCGACACGACCGACAGCTTGCCGTAGCGCGCCTCGACGTAACGCCCTTCCGGATCGAATTCGCTGCTGCCGAAGCCGATGATCACGTCGTCGGGCTCGCGGCGGCTGTACAGGCCCGCGCCGCTGTAGCCCTTCTTCGCGGCATGGTGGAAATAGCTCTTCAGGCCGTGCGGCGCGACGAATTCGGCCGGCAGATCGTCGGCCGACACCTTGATTTCCTGCACGCAGACGCAATCGGCGTTCTGTTCGCCGAGCCAGTCGAAGAAGCCCTTCTTCGCGGCCGAGCGGATGCCGTTCAGGTTGGCGGTAATGACACGCATCATGTCGGGTTCCGTTTCAGTTCAGTATTCGAGGTAGCGGTTCAGCGGACCTTCACGCCGTCGAGCTCCGGCTTCGGCGGCGGGAATTCCAGCTTCATGTCCGTCATCGTGCGCAGCAGCAGCTCGGCGATCATCACGTTGCGATGCGTCTTAGAGTTCGCCGGAATCACGTACCACGGCGCATGCTCGACCGACGTCGCCGCGAGCGCGTCGCGGTACGCGTCCTGGTATGCATCCCAGTGCTTACGCGCGTCGAGATCGGCGATGTCGAACTTCCAGTGCTTGGTCGGATCGTCGATGCGCGCCTGCAGCCGTTCGCGCTGCTCGTCCTTCGAGATGTGCAGGAAGCATTTGACGATCGTCGTGCCGTTCTCCGCGAGCATCGTCTCGAAATCGCGGATCTGCCGGTAGCGGCGCTCGCATGCCTTGTCGTCGATCGTGCCGAGCACGCGCGGCACCAGCACGTCCTCGTAATGGCTGCGGTTGAAAATGGCGAGCTCGCCCGCGGCCGGCACCTGCGCGTGCACGCGCCACAGGAAGTCGTGCGCGGCCTCGATCGGCGTCGGCGCCTTGAACGGCACGATGCGCAGCCCGAGCGGATCGACGTCGCGGAACACCGCGCGCACGGT is a window encoding:
- a CDS encoding polyphosphate kinase 2 family protein, which gives rise to MAKQPSLDDFRVPYFKHGKDGAAFRLDAFDPSAKPFSSGSKDADRERLSIVSTELDVQQERLHTQQKKRVLLVLQGMDTSGKDGTVRAVFRDVDPLGLRIVPFKAPTPIEAAHDFLWRVHAQVPAAGELAIFNRSHYEDVLVPRVLGTIDDKACERRYRQIRDFETMLAENGTTIVKCFLHISKDEQRERLQARIDDPTKHWKFDIADLDARKHWDAYQDAYRDALAATSVEHAPWYVIPANSKTHRNVMIAELLLRTMTDMKLEFPPPKPELDGVKVR
- a CDS encoding NAD(P)-dependent alcohol dehydrogenase produces the protein MSTTYAYAATDAQSPLAPFEFQRRALRDLDVQIEILYCGVCHSDLHQARNEWRNTIYPVVPGHEIVGRVTATGPQVSRFKVGELVGVGCLVDSCRTCASCAEGLEQYCENGFVGTYNGQDRVTGDITYGGYSTQIVVDEAFVLRVPDTLDAAGAAPLLCAGITTYSPLRQWNVGPGKKVGIVGLGGLGHMGVKLARAMGAHVVLFTTSPSKIEDGKRLGAHEVVVSKDEAQMNAHLNSFDFILNTVAAQHDLNPFLHLLKRDGTMTLVGAPEHDHPSPQVFNLIFKRRRLAGSLIGGIAETQEMLDFCAQHGITSDIEIIPMQEINAAYERMLKSDVKYRFVIDMASIKQ
- a CDS encoding exodeoxyribonuclease III; the encoded protein is MMRVITANLNGIRSAAKKGFFDWLGEQNADCVCVQEIKVSADDLPAEFVAPHGLKSYFHHAAKKGYSGAGLYSRREPDDVIIGFGSSEFDPEGRYVEARYGKLSVVSVYVPSGSSGDERQQAKYRFMDEFMPHLAALKKTREVILCGDVNIVHKEIDIKNWKSNQKNSGCLPEERAWLSKLFDDVGYVDVFRTLDPRPEQYTWWSNRGQAYAKNVGWRIDYQIATPGVAATAKSTSIFKDIKFSDHAPLTVDYDYA
- a CDS encoding AraC family transcriptional regulator; the encoded protein is MSFQPLFADSADRVRRRMIELHTRLAPNEGDTPAAIDGVRFIRVSRPAPRLPVLYEPSIVVVCQGRKFGYLGERSFVYDAQQYLVLSVPLPFECETHASADEPFLAISIRVDLAVIAELAILLDETLGAAVSEPHGVYSTPLDAPLADAVLRLLETLASPHDTRVLGPSIMREIAYRVLTGAQGDAIRAALVQQHHFGRIAKALRRIHADLRADLDVETLAREAGMSLAVFHAQFKHVTATSPMQYVKTARLHQARLMMVQNGLGAGAAAARVGYASASQFSREFKRLFGRSPGDEVRAMRESSERVAAAATAAQR
- a CDS encoding M48 family metallopeptidase, giving the protein MRNDRLRALARLVASLSVGAAALGVPAAQATDAAGNATGNATGAAPSAAPAAPAPAAATPAPPSTADATQPSGAAASGKAYTPAPQQVRLGNAIAFRSLIPSPLLEQLTASEYAQIVQTAADEKRLLPASQPRMKRLHAIVAKLAPYSVKWNDRVKGWTWDVNAIRSRDIRLTCLPGGKILVYTGLLDRVRLNDDELGVLIAHGIAHALREHARSNFGATSQTSLRAATLPPLFGVGDPLPQSLHLGERLQTLRYDPTDETEADVIGGDIAARAGFDPRAAITLWDKLAAATRANKAAGFIYTHPYGASRRQDLLNRLPDLMPLYAKAIGKRVDALPDYAGISAQRRKVVRR